The stretch of DNA TCATATTCATCCGATGTGAGACTTCTTACTTACACGTGACATTCCAACAATCTTTCTCTCAAGTGTGAGTTCATCTATATATTCTAGTATGTTCCCCTATGTGGAAGCTTTGTTGACTCTCATACATTAACGGAACACACCATCTATTCGCCATATTAAAAGAAAGACTTTCGACGCCAATAGTAGGTCACATGTAGTTCAAACCATCGACTTTGATACTACTAATAAGATCTCCACATTTAGTTAAGAGCAACTACTTATGCGGTTTGACCGTCACATCACTCAAATATTATAATACTATATGGTTGCTCTAACACTCCCATGTGGGGAGTAAACAACTTATTGTTTGCCATTATTGTGCATTTACACTACTTTCATTTTCAAACTTCCATTATCTCACTAATAATTGAGAATCTACTTCCAgttgttcaaatatatattttatgctTTTATTAATCTCTATCAAAATAACACTGGAATTTTGTGATTCAACAGAaatataaaaagtgaaaaaaggAAATTCTCATCGCTAAAAGAAGATGGCTCGGTTAGAAGAATCATTTGGTCAAGACTAGTAAATAGTGCTGCTGCACAACTGCAGCTACCGCATGTGCATCATTCACATCGGATAAGAACAGTTATCATAAATGTGTAAtatgtaattaataattatataagtttTTATGTAATGTTTATTTGTCATAAAGCACGGATCAATCATTGATCTTTTCTTCCCTTTTATTCCTTAGTGATATTGGCAATTGTATGGTATTATTAAGTCGTTTCAAATGTAAATATAGTTGACCAGTTTAATGTAATGTGAATTATTTAGTTTCATGTCTCTTTTAATGGTGAAATAGTAATTCGGTGTTTTTTGAGTAAACCATCAAAATAGTCTTTAAATTTGTAGGGTGGTTTCAATTTTGGTCTCTGAAAATATGAGTACTTCAGCTTGGTCATTGTTTTTGATAAActtgaaatttgtttttattgaatTGTTGTTGACTTTGATGATGTGTCCACTAACCGTAACCTTTGCAATCAAAATAGTCGTCGTTCTCGAACTGGTTCATAGAAATATGAATATTCTATTTTAATCCCCcgttctaaaaaatatttatcaacttCATTCGATGAATGGTTGATGATGATGTGATTGATCAGTGTATTGTTGATTGTCCTAGTCAtaagaaaagaatataaaatatttgaaactatAAAATAAGGAGGATAACTATGAGCTTAATCTTTGTCTCTTTTCTCATCTTTATGGACATTTCATTTTCTTGTCAAAAACATGTATGACATGGCGTATTGTGAAAAAAAGTTATCAAGCTACGTATAATTTAAGCActaaacaaacataaatttcataatattttcttggtttaattgaaattttagtcttcttattttagttgaattgtgaaagtagtccctccattttgtttctctccagttttagtCACTTAGGCAGAAtcttggtccaaaatttgataaaatttcatttttttttttcatttatttaagtcacacaatgcctcaagatctcatttgcaacaattgtacatgaaatatatgatcataaatggtgtagtctgactttaaaaactgaaatttcatcaagttctggactaaaattctatttgagggaccaaaactggggagaaacaaaatgaggggactactttcgcgattcagctaaaatagagggaccaaaactgcaattaagccaatttACTTTGAAAGGTATCCAATGAAAGAAATGAAGGAATGACCAAATCTCAAAccaatttaaatcaaaattattactattgcttctaataaataattttatacaaaaatagaatgaaaaatGAAGAGCGACCTACAGATACATTTTCATTTCTTCAAAGTAAACAAGGGAACCATTATTTTCTTCACAATGCACAACATTTTagggaagaaaataaattgttagaaaagagaaagaaagaggTACAAAGTTTATAACACATAATTgtccttttattttacaatttcaaatgttttattttctCTAAGATGATTAGGACTTTCAATAACACATTTAACGAATATATCGTCACCATCTACGACGTTTAGTAACGAGTAACCATAGaatgataaatttgaaaaatattttgtagaGTTGATGATTAAATTAGAATATTCATATTCTCAATGActaatttgaaaatgttttataaaatcaaagacaattttaattgttaatattgcACTTAACAAACACGTCATCAATATTATCGATATTTAAAAACTGTCATTCacaaaagaacaaaattaaaaaacatttttttacaaaGTCAGAGTTTCAAATTGAGATATTTATactcttaaaaatcaaattcagatactcaataaaaaatacttaatattgatattgagagtaattaactttttataaagtaaaaactCAACCTAAAGTACACAttgataatgtttttttttttatatgtggtTTTACTCCTTGCCATCGGAggagattttgattttgaatccTTTAGATTCCATCCCATAATATGAGATTCTTTTAGTTTTAGTCCTTCACTTGCATATGTCACTCAACTAACAAATGACCTTAACATAATATAATGTTGTGATATGAAAGCATGATGTCACATGAGATTTTGTGCCATGACATTGAGTGCCATGTTAGCAATGCTAAGTGAACATCAATATTCAATTGGTAACTACCATTTTGTGAGATTTTATATTACAACATAAAactatattcaattttttttatcaattgaatATAATATAGGCATACTCcactttacaaaaaaatatttttatgatttaccTATTCTTAATTTCTAATtatattataactttaatgttagtttcaaagaagaagaaaggataataaagataaagaaaataatttatttttactatagaaaaaggaagaaaagagataagatagataaaaatttcattaatttataatgataaaaCACTCTTGCATACATAGTGGTTAAcgttaaaaaatcagaataaaattttattttctttattgtcTTCATCCATGTTATTTATAGTTCTTTTTTCTTGCTTttgatttttgtaattattttttgttttaatttttgttcttgTCATGTGACAGTCGCCAAAATCCTATATGCTATGTCAACCTGcaacataataaaattagtgCCACGCCAAAATCCTATAAGCTATGTCAACATGCAGCATAATTGAGATTATGTCCATTTGTTATTAAATGACTTACACAAGTGGATAACCAAAACTAAAACAATCTCATTGTGGAGAtgaaaaatggaagaaaagaaatatatttaaagGACTAAATCAAAGTTCGTTTAAATGGCATAGCAGGGGCTAAAACCTAGAAACTTagaaaactttttatttattttttcaatacatTGACATTTTAATAGCAAAAAAAGACATATTGGACcaagaaaatatatatcattttatacCAATTATAAGAAATTTAATTAGGTATAATTAGAAAGtgcaaataaatatatattgttgaTGTAAAATTCATTTACACggacaattaataaaaatattaagtcataccattttaaataattaaaattatataatttagaaaaatacgttgtaaaacttttttttatattattattgtatatccatttttttttataattaacgaatttaatttatatattatttttacgaTCAATTacagtaattaaataattaaaaatatttaatttttattataattaattcttAAGTCACGCTGATAGTTGTGACTGTTCatcctataaatttttttacgataaaagttcataaaattaaactcttaattAAGAATCTAAAATAtcgacttaaataaataaatataactaaaacaaataaaagtagTTTAATTTTGTAAACACGTTTGAGAAATGAATTCTATAAATGCGACTAGAATAGATAAAGAGCAGCGTTTGCGTTGTACTTGTACCCCAAAcaaaccccaaacttagaaaaacaaaacaaaacacacGAAGTGTGAGGTTTTAGGAAAACACTTTACCCTTTCCATCTCTATTCTCTCCTCTTCCTCTTCTAGGGTTTTAAGGTTAGGGTTTCATTCACCCCCTTCTCTCTCTActtctttctctctctaccTCTCTCTCGATTACCCATGGATAGGTACCAGAAGGTTGAAAAACCCAAACCAGAATCTCCCATCAACGAAAATGAGATCCGAATCACCACCCAAGGCGCCATTCGCAACTACATCACTTACGCTTCTTCACTTCTTCAGGTCCTCCATTTGCTTCAATCAATCTTCATTCTCTTTGATTCGATTATATTCTAGAATATCAGAATCTGTTCATTTTCGTTGTTTGTTTTTTGGTTATGTTTGTTTCATGTCTGTCGATTGAGGCTGTCTTTGTAGTTACTCGTGTGGCATTTTTGGAATGTTCGGagtttttaatgttgattaACGAAATGCTGAAATGGTTGACTTTTAATTGATGTTATTTTGTGTATTGGAGTCCTCTTTGTTGATTGTTgttaattgatattattaagaACTTGGTAGTGGACACTGGTTTTTGAATGATTCAAGGGATGGAAGAATTACCAATAATGCTGCATGTTGTGATgttctctttttgtttttttggattCACTCTCAAGTTTTTCCAAGTTTCTGGATTATTTGTTCCGGTGTTTTTTTGGAATTTACACTGGTTTCATTTTGTTTGATTATCTTGGGGTATTTATTATGTCCATTTCTGTGCTTCAATACGATAAATAATTCAACAAGTAAATTATACTAAAAGTAATGCTGTGGATGCTTATTGCTTACTAGGATTTTGTAATTGCCATTTTTTCTTACTAGTTATTTGATACAATTGTAGCAGTATTTAGAGTTTTCTGTAGAAGCAAGGCAGTAACTAAAGGCGTGGGTTAGCCATTTTTATCTGTTAATTTTTGCCGCAATGAAATAAGGAGTCAAGTTCATTTTTATGGATGATCTAGGAATATTCTTAATCAATAAAGAAATTGGAGATGTTTAAAATTAGGAACTCATCTTGTATAAAAACTAGAAATTGAAATATACTACTGTTAGTTTATTAGTTaaagattttattaatattatgattCAAATAAGCTAATCCAAATAAGTACCTAATTGATTATTGTTTCAGCAGCAGAATCACACAAAGCCTATGCTTAAAAGGGATATATATAAGGCAGAGTAAGAGAAGTAAATAGATCACTTGAAACACTTTTTACAATGAACACTGCGAACATAATTCAACGTCTGTCTTCTATACCCTTGTATCTTTTCACATCTTCTCCTTTTGCATTGTAGTATGTGTTGGTTTTCTTTAGTTGAgacatttaaaacaaaatttggatCGATAACAACTACCAAACCACTTAGAGGGGTTGGTATGTTTATTATCAAACAATACCCTTGAGCTCTATTAAAAACTTAGAATCTAATTAGGGTATAGATCAAATATTTGTAAGGAAATTTTTAATGGTTTCTGCCAATATTTTCCTTTGACTTTCTAaactttttgttttataattatcTCCCAATTGAACCACCTTTTGTGCTGGCCCTCTGCTAGTCTTCTTTACAATAGATGCTACTTCAACTTTCTATGGGTTACGTTATCTTATCTTATACTGTATCTTCATCTCTTCTATACTAAAGGATTTGGACTATTGTAATAAAAATCATGCTATGCTATCCAATAAACTAATGTATCAATTCCAATCAGTAGTCAAACTGGAACCTATTTGACTACAATTCTGTTCTCCAAGttcttataattatatttttccttcatacttctcaatttttttttactttatatatgaTTTAGGAGTAGAAATGTATCGATTTTTGTGTACTTGTGATTGAACTCAGGTTTTGAAACATTTTGTCATGTGGTGTTATTCTGATTAACAcgaattaatgttttttaatcCTTTTACCTTTATATGCATCTTTtacatattgtttttttaaattacttatcACTTTGATAGCAAAATATATCATTCATAAAAGGGCCATTCGAAATATATCATTTACCATTCATAAAAATGCTGTGTATCGCAATTTGACGGCATTGTTTCAGACAACTTGAGTTTTGCactatttaaaatcattttttgccGCTCATCTCGTTTATTGAAATTATTGTGCAATgttttttgaatttcttttttcaatGGCTTATTATAGTTTATTTAGAACCTGgtattgtcatatatttttgcAGTGAAATCATTAAAAAACTGTAATTGGTGCATGTGTAGGAAACTGTTTGTTCGTCTATGTATGCCATCTTATAATCATATTTTGTATTTCATCcaggagaagaatgcaaaagaGATTGTCTTGAAGGCAATGGGACAAGCAATCAGCAAGACAGTTGCCATTGCAGAGATTCTGAAGGTCATTTTCTTGCAAGATGTTCTTCTCTTGCTCCTTATATGCTCTTTAAAATTTATGCAAATGAAAGTCTAGGCGTCTAGCATATGTTTCTGGTAGAAGATAACTTCAAAAGTAATCGTAGCAGTGAGAGAACAATTGAAAAGATCCTTAGTCAATAAATCTTATAGAAGGTTCTCAAAagttagaataaaaaattaaaactctgGAAAATACACGTACTTCGAAATTCATATTGATTTTCTGTTATTGACTTTCAATCTCCTTAAACAGAAGAGGATTCCCCGGATGCACCAAGATACTGCCATCAGCTCAGTTAGCATTACAGATGTGTGGGAGCCCATTGAAGAGGGTCTTGTACCGTAAGTGTTGTTTTTTTGAAACTTAAGTGTTCTGCATgtattcatcttttttttttctatttggGTGGCCAAGTTGCTGAACATCAATATTTAATGCAGTGTGGAAATGACGCGGCATGTCTCTATGATCTCAATCACATTGTCTACTAGAGAACTAGACAAAAATTCCCCTGGGTGTGTTCCTCAAATACTTTCATGATCTTATTTCCATTCCTTATATAATCCTTTCCTGGATTGTTTGACTTCACTTATTTAGGATGTATATATGTTTTCCTTTTTAGCTATCAAGCTCCATCTAACGTGGAACAACCAAAGCCGTACTCCAATTATCCACAGCAACCTATAAAACCAGCACAAGATTCTTATAATGCTGTAAATGAAGGTAACATGCTATAATATATTTACTAGAATAATAGGATGTTGAATGTATGCCTCCTAAGTACTAGTACATTTTTTTATCTTCTAGACTCGTATGGTCGAGGTCGTGGTCGGGGAAGGGGGAGAGGGAGAGGAAGAAATTGGGGAAGAGGTGGTTATGGCTATCAAGGTGGTTATGGAAATTATCAAGGTGGATATGGCTATTTCCAGGGTGGATATGCTAATTATCAAGGTATGGATTCTTAATGCTGGAGTTTAACACTATAGTACTTAGGTAGTGTTGTCTACTTTTTGGAAAGTTTATATAGTACTTTGATTGGGCTCGGTTCCTGACAGATAATGGTGGGTATTCTAATCGTGGCCGAGGTGGAGGTCGAGGCAGAGGTTGGGGTTATCGTGGTAAGTTTAGCTGATTATATTTTTTCCCAGTTTTtgtatgatgatgatgaatgttttagcaattttctttatctcttttTCATAGGGCTGATTTCCTGAATGTGTGCTCTTATTTTCCTGtttattatctttaattttattgagaCAAGGGAGTTGAAAGCAAGAGTTTTTTTGCTAATAGCCTAGTatatttctacttttttttGCTAATAGGCGTATAATCCCTTGGTTTATGCATTCTCTTGGTGTATGCATCTGTCAATCAAAAATGGAAAACTGTAATTGTATTTATGAAGATGTATGTTTAAGCTGATCTTCCAAGGGTCCATTTTGCATTAGGTATTGGTTATGGTGGCGGCAGAGGTGAAGGTGGTAGAGGTGGAGCTTATGAAGGTGGCAGGGGTGGAGGTTACGAAGGTGGTAGAGGTGGAGGAGGTTATGAAGGTGGAAGAGGTGGAGGAGGTTATGAAAGTGGTAGAGGTGGAGGAGGTTATGAAGGTGGTAGAGGTGGAGGAAGTTATGAAAGTGGTAGAGGTGGAGGAGGTTATGAAGGTGGTAGAGGAGGTGGTTACGAAGGTGGCAGGGGTGGAGGTTATGATGGTGGAAGAGGTGGAGGTTATGGAGGTAGAGGTGGAGGTTATGATGGAGGCAGGGGTGGAGGTTATGAAGGAGGTAGAGGTATGGGTTATGAAAGAGGCCGAGGTGGAGGTATGGGTTATGAAGGCGGCAGAGGTGGAGGAGGTATGGGTTTTGAAGGAGGCAGAGGTGGAGGCAGAGGGTTTGGCCGTGGTAGGGGAAGAATGGGCGTACGTGGTAGGGGTGGAGTCAACCAGGCATGATGATATTAATGGGTGTTAATTTCATTCTTGCTAAATGCTTGCCTTGACAGTGCGGTTATTTTATTAGAATACTGTGTTTGATACATAGTATGATGTAGCTCATGATCCAGCATTTATGTTTTTCCGTGATGAAATTGATATGGGCAATGTTTTGTTCATCTTTAGATTTAGTTGAAAAAGCATCTTGGTTTTATGATTGCTGTAATTCATTACATCTTTTATGGTTGCCAACACCATATTTTATGTATCTGGTTTCTATATGGTTTTCAATTTAATCGAAGTAGCTCTTTTTGCTTTCTTTGCTGATAACCTTGCACGAATCAATTAAATCTTTAGTAGATTCAATTAAACCTTTCACGATAACCTTGCACGATTCAATTGCTTAGAccatcactttctttatttaaGTGTTTAAGCGAGTTTTACATTTTACACGtgcacatttttttatttataattttttttaatataagaaGTACCTAAAGTGCCTAATCAGTCTAATCCAATGctaaaaattatttagtaaaaaatatgaaaaaagtgAATAGTGAGAGTCCTTTATTTTGTATGATGTTAATTAGGAAAAAAGAATCCCACGCTCTTAAATCTGCATCGTTGGAACCCAACCGATTGATTAACTTGAACTCTCAAAAGCTTTGATAATAACGGGACTGTAAACTCTGGACATTGAATATTGAagtattttgtaaattttgtttatctatgcagaaaaaaattatatcaaatctTATGATAAAGATGAAATCAGATTTACTGCGATAAGATAAATCCTAAGTTCACACAATCGGACAATCAATGAAACGGGTTTAAAAATTTGTATACTTTAATAtgtatttatcattaaaaatatcaaatttaaatttaaacttttgtGATATGGTGGTTATGGAACTCTAGGTAATCAACAATGAAAACGAATAATTCAATCACAAACAGTAGGAAttcttatttattgaaaaaaattcgAACTGGAATTGAGTTACAATGGAAcagagaaaagaagaagaagaagtgtaATACAAGTTTTGATTATGAATGTCTGAATCAACTAACTAACTACTTTCCTATATAGTAATTCAGTTACAACTGTTTAGCTAATAATAGTTCCCTCCAGCATCCACTAATTGGTACGTGTCTTATTCATTTACTCTGTAACATTGCCCCCCAGTTGAAAACATTCTTGTCCTCAAGAATAAAAATTAGGGAACTTCTTacaaagatcaaaataaaattcccAAGTGGCATCCTCAGGCAATTGGTGCTTCCATTTGACCAACACTTTAGTTACTGCTTGGCCTCTGCGTTTGACAGTCATTCTGTCCATGATCAACTCAGGTTCTTTAACAGCAAGAACTTCATTTGTGTTGGAAGGAAGATCAGTAGAGGTGATAGCATTGccaatatgtttttttaactggaaaacatgaAATACATTGTGTATTTTAGAATAGGCAGGAAGGAGTAGTTTATAAGCCACTGCTCCTACTGTGTCAATCACTGGAAATGGTCCAAAGTATTTTGGAGCCAATTTCTCATTGGATCTGGCAGCCACAAATACTTGTTTGTAGGATTGAAGTTTGACATAAACCAAATCACCCACTGCAAACTTCCTGTCACTTTTATGCTTATCAGCAATTTGTTTCATCCTGTCTTGGGCAATTCTTAGATGGAACTTAAGAACCTTCAGCATCTCTTCTCTTTTAACTAAACTTCTATCCACCAACTAAACTTTAGATTCTCCTGGCAAGTAAGGTAAATAGGCAGGAGGAGGTTGACCATACACAATTTCATAAGGGGTAGCCTGAATTGACGTGTGGAAGGTAGTATTATACCACCATTCAGCTAATGGCAACCACTTGGACCATTGTTGTGGAGTCTCTGCACACATGCACCTCAAATATGTTTCTAGACATCGATTGACCACCTCAGATTGGCCATCTGTCTGAGGATGGTATGATGTAGAAAGTTGTAATTGAACTCCTTGGTAAGCCATTAACTCCTTCCAAAAGTGACTAACAAATACTGGATCTCTATCACTGGTGATAGATTCTGGAAAACCATGGAGTTTGAAGATATTATCTAAAAATGCTTGTGCTACAATGCTAACAGTATATGGATGAGCTAAGGATATGAAATGAGCAGCCTTACTCAATCTGTCTActataacaaaaataacttGTTTCCCATAAGAAATAGGCAATCCCTCAATGAAATCCATTGTGATGTGCTGCCACACATGATCAGGGATTGTTAAAGGTTGTAATAAACCTGGGTAGGCAGCAATGTCATACTTGCATTTCTGACAAGTTGGGCAATGTTGTATGAAGGCTTTGACATCCTTGTTCAGGCCTTTCCAGTAAAGAACTACCTTAATCCTTTGTATAGTAGCATTTCTGCCTGAGTGACCCCCTGAGGCTGCATTATGAAACCAATGTAACAATTCTTGCCTTAATTGCACATCCTTGCCAACTACCAATCTTCCTTTCCTTCTGAGTTCGAGGCCATTCCAAGTATAGTGTTTATGTGAGGTTGGACTCTATTGTAACTGTGTTATCAGTTTCTGCAGATCAACATCAATGGACCAAGATTGCTTAAGCCTTTCTAGCATATCTGAATCAATATGATGGGTTAACAGAGCATGACATTCCACATTTTCTATCCTAGACAGTGCATCAACAGCCACATTCAGATGACCCTGTTTGTACTCAATGGAAAAAATCAAATTCCATTAGTTTAACCAaccatttttgttgaaattcagTAGTCAATCTCTGATCCAGAATATACTTCAAGCTTCTATGATCAATCTTAATAATGAAGTGCTTGTTCAACAAATAGTGCCTCCATTTTTGTACAACAAAAACCACAACAAGTAGTTCCTTTTCATAAGTGGACAGAGATTGTTGTTGTTGGTTTAACATGCGACTGATGAAGGCTATAGGGTGATGATTCTGCATTAACACAACCCCAACTCCTTGCTCTGAAGCACcaacttcaattataaattgctGAGAAAAATCAGGCATTGCTAAAACAGGTGCAGAAGTTAATAGTCCTTTCAATTTCTGAAATGCTAACTTGGATTCCATAGTCCAATGGAACTTGTCTTTTTTTAGCATTTCAGTTAGTGGTCTAGCTACAGTGCCATAGCCTTTAACAAATCGTATGTAGTACCCAGCTAAACCCAAAAATCCTCTGAGTTGCTTGACTGATTGAGGTAGACTCCAATTCTGCACTGCCCTTATTTTTGCTGGATCAGTTGAAACACCCTCAGCTGAAATGAAATGCCCCAAGTATTCCACTTTACAGACTCCAAAATAACATTTGGATTGTTTGGCAAACAATTGATGTTTTATCATAACATCCAACACTTTTTCTAAGTGAATAAGATGTTCCTCTTCAGTTGTACTGTATATAAGGATGTCATCAAAAAAGACAAGTAAAAATTTCCTTAGGAACTCTTTGAAAACTGAATTCATCAAGCTCTGAAATGtagctggtgcattggtaagCCCAAAAGGCATTACCaagtattcataatgtccactATGTGTCCTGAATGTTGTCTTATACACATCCATAGGGCTCATTCTAACTTGGTGATAACCAGCTCTTAGatcaattttagaaaaaatgatTGAGCCATGTAGTTCATCCATTAAGTCTTCTACTAAAGGAATAGGAAATCTATCCTTAATTGTGCCCTTGTTTAATTCTCTATAATCAATACAGAGTCTCCATGACCCATCCTTCTTGCCAACTAAAATAACTGGGCTAGCATAAGGGCTGGTACTGTTTTGAATCACACCTGAATCcaacatttcttgtaccaatCTATCAATGATGTCTTTCTGCTGTTTAGCATACCTGTATGGCCTTTTATTCACAGGATCTATGTTATTCTGCAGGGGAATTTGGTGATCATAGCCTACCCTGGTAGGAGGTAATTGGGTAGGAACCTGAAAANNNNNNNNNNNNNNNNNNNNNNNNNNNNNNNNNNNNNNNNNNNNNNNNNNNNNNNNNNNNNNNNNNNNNNNNNNNNNNNNNNNNNNNNNNNNNNNNNNNNNNNNNNNNNNNNNNNNNNNNNNNNNNNNNNNNNNNNNNNNNNNNNNNNNNNNNNNNNNNNNNNNNNNNNNNNNNNNNNNNNNNNNNNNNNNNNNNNNNNNNNNNNNNNNNNNNNNNNNNNNNNNNNNNNNNNNNNNNNNNNNNNNNNNNNNNNNNNNNNNNNNNNNNNNNNNNNNNNNNNNNNNNNNNNNNNNNNNNNNNNNNNNNNNNNNNNNNNNNNNNNNNNNNNNNNNNNNNNNNNNNNNNNNNNNNNNNNNNNNNNNNNNNNNNNNNNNNNNNNNNNNNNNNNNNNNNNNNNNNNNNNNNNNNNNNNNNNNNNNNNNNNNNNNNNNNNNNNNNNNNNNNNNNNNNNNNNNNNNNNNNNNNNNNNNNNNNNNNNNNNNNNNNNNNNNNNNN from Cicer arietinum cultivar CDC Frontier isolate Library 1 chromosome 3, Cicar.CDCFrontier_v2.0, whole genome shotgun sequence encodes:
- the LOC101498238 gene encoding uncharacterized protein isoform X2, whose product is MDRYQKVEKPKPESPINENEIRITTQGAIRNYITYASSLLQEKNAKEIVLKAMGQAISKTVAIAEILKKRIPRMHQDTAISSVSITDVWEPIEEGLVPVEMTRHVSMISITLSTRELDKNSPGYQAPSNVEQPKPYSNYPQQPIKPAQDSYNAVNEGIGYGGGRGEGGRGGAYEGGRGGGYEGGRGGGGYEGGRGGGGYESGRGGGGYEGGRGGGSYESGRGGGGYEGGRGGGYEGGRGGGYDGGRGGGYGGRGGGYDGGRGGGYEGGRGMGYERGRGGGMGYEGGRGGGGMGFEGGRGGGRGFGRGRGRMGVRGRGGVNQA
- the LOC101498238 gene encoding uncharacterized protein isoform X1; translation: MDRYQKVEKPKPESPINENEIRITTQGAIRNYITYASSLLQEKNAKEIVLKAMGQAISKTVAIAEILKKRIPRMHQDTAISSVSITDVWEPIEEGLVPVEMTRHVSMISITLSTRELDKNSPGYQAPSNVEQPKPYSNYPQQPIKPAQDSYNAVNEDSYGRGRGRGRGRGRGRNWGRGGYGYQGGYGNYQGGYGYFQGGYANYQDNGGYSNRGRGGGRGRGWGYRGIGYGGGRGEGGRGGAYEGGRGGGYEGGRGGGGYEGGRGGGGYESGRGGGGYEGGRGGGSYESGRGGGGYEGGRGGGYEGGRGGGYDGGRGGGYGGRGGGYDGGRGGGYEGGRGMGYERGRGGGMGYEGGRGGGGMGFEGGRGGGRGFGRGRGRMGVRGRGGVNQA
- the LOC140919807 gene encoding uncharacterized protein, which produces MLKVLKFHLRIAQDRMKQIADKHKSDRKFAVGDLVYVKLQSYKQVFVAARSNEKLAPKYFGPFPVIDTVGAVAYKLLLPAYSKIHNVFHVFQLKKHIGNAITSTDLPSNTNEVLAVKEPELIMDRMTVKRRGQAVTKVLVKWKHQLPEDATWEFYFDLCKKFPNFYS